The stretch of DNA CGCTGCCCCACCCCACCCCCGCCGACGCACCCGGCGCAGGGCCCTGTCAGAAGCCGGAACCGGAAGGAATGGGGTCCTTGCACCCCGAGCCGCCTCCGCCATCCCCCGAGCCGCCTCCGCCATCCCACGCGCCCTCGCCTCCGTATCCGCTCCCGCCGTCAATCGAAGACCGTCGCCGTCACTCGAAGGCCGAGGCCGGTGGCGCGGGTGAGGCGACCGCCGAGGCGTCCGTGACGACCGCCGCTCCGCCCGTGAAGTCGCGCAGTGCCTTCCCGTGTTCGACCCGTCCCGCGTGCGGGTCGGAGGCGATACGCCGGGTCAGCTCGGCGACGGGCAGCGGCACGGCGGAGGCCATGAGCACGGCGTTGCCGAACCGTTTGCCCCGCAGTACGGCGGGGTCGGCGGCGAGGGCCAGTTCGGGGAAGATCCCGGCAGCGGTGGCGACCTGCCCCCGCAGGTACCGAAGGGGCGGGCCGTCGGTGAGGTTGGCCGCGTAGTGCCCGCCGGGCCTCAGCACCCTGCGGACATCGGCGAGGAATTCGGTACTCGACAGCCGCGCGGGCGTACGGGCCCCGTCGAACACGTCAGCGATGACCAGATCGGCCCAGTCGTCCGGCAACTTGGCGAGACCCTCACGGGCGTCCAGGGAACGCACCTTGATCCGCGCGCCGGTCTCCAGCGGAAGCTCACGCCTGACGAACGCGACGAGCGCCGCGTCCACCTCCACGACCTGCTGGGTCGAGCGGGGGCGGGTGGCGGCGACGTAGCGGGCCAGGGTGAAGGCGCCGCCACCCAGGTGCAGCGCGTGCAGCGGTCGCCCCGCGGGCGCGGCCAGGTCCGCCAGGTGCCCGATCCTGCGCTGGTAGGCGAACTCCAGGTGGTCCGGGTGGGCCGGGTCCACGTGCGACTGCGGCGCGCCGTCGATCAGCAGGGTGCGGGCGCCGGGACGCTCCCGGTCCTCCACCAGTTCGGCGCGACCGCCGTCCACCTGTTCGGCCACGGACTCGACGGACGCTCTTCTTCTTGCCACCCGGCCATTATCGTCGCGGCCCCGCGAGGGGCGCGAAAGGGGCGCGAAAGGGACGCGAAGACGGGCCCCGCGAGCGCCCCCGGCGTCACTGCCGTCCGTCGGCCGCCTTCAGGGTGCGTTCCGCCTCGCCGAGCGCCCTGCGCAGTACGGCGGGATCGGTGACCGGGTCGCTGTCGCACGGCGGGAGCAGCCAGCAGCCGCCGTCAACCGGCGGCACCGGCTGGCCCGCGACGAGCGGGACGCCTCTGCCCGACGTCTGCTTGCAGTCGCTCCCCGGCATGTCCCAGGCCTCGGCCGTGCCCGAGGGCACCACGAAGCCGAGTGTGTCGTCCCCGCAGTCGTGGACGACCGGCCCCACGGCCGGGTCCGCGCTGCGGCGCAGGATATCGACGGCCTCCAGGCCGTGCCTGGACGGGACGGTGACGAGATCCCAGGCCTGCGCCGGCTGCGGTGGCTGCTGCTCCTGACCCGGCGCCTGCCGGGCCGGCATCCTGCTTGCGCTGTTCTCCATTGCGGACTCCGACAAGGGAAACCCTCCTCGATCGAGCGGAGCCGTACGGCCCCCCATGCTCCCCATGCCGTTCAACGCGGCTACCCCGTCAAGGGCTACGGCGAAGCACCGCCGCAAAGGATGGCGTTTCATGGCAGATCACGGGTGAGATATCCCGTTTGTAGCCAAACCCTGCGTATTGAGGCCGTCACAGACGGTACGTTGCTGCCGTCGAAACGGGCGGTCCAGGCGCGTGGGGGCCCGACTGTACCGGCACGATGCGCACGATCCGTACGAGAGGGCCCGGCCATGGCGTCACCGTCTCCACCTTCACCTTTCTCCGAGGGCCCCCGGCCGAACCACGCGTTCAGAGAACTCCGCGGCCATCTCTCGCCCGGCGAGTTCGCCGCCGCGGTACGCCGTGCGGCGGGCGAGATCGGCGAACGGGTCTCCCCCGACGCGCGCTACATCGGCCGGGTCGAGTCCGGCGAGATCCGCTGCCCCAACTACGCCTACGAACGAGTGTTCCTGCACATGTTCCCCGGTTTCGGCCTCACCGATCTGGGGTTCGCACCGCGGGCGGAGGTACGCGGCCGACGCGGTTCACCCGGCGCTCACCCGCCGCGTCTCACCGTCCACAACCCCACAACCGTCCACAACACCGCAACTGTCCACAACACCGCAGTCCAGGGCCTCACCGTCCAGGGCCACACTGTCCAGAGTTACGAGGAGAGCGACGTGCTGCGTCGCGCGTTCATGACCAGCGGTACGGCCACGGTGGCCACCGCCTCCCTGGGGACCATCGGCCTCCCCCGGCCCCGTGGAACCTCCGAAGGGGGCCCGACGCGCAGAGCGACGGGGCGGTCGGGGGAGGCCGAGGTCGCCGCGGTCGAGGAGGCCGTCAGGCGCATCCGCGTACTCGACGACCGGCACGGGGCCGAGGGCCTCTACCACCAGGCGGCGGGGCCGCTGCGGGCCGCCTACATATTCCTTGACGCGGGAACGGCACGTCAGTCCGTCGAGGACCGGCTGCACGTGGGCGCCGGTGAACTCGCCATCTCCGTCGGCTGGCTGGCCCACGACTCGGGGCGTTTCGGCGACGCCAGGTCGCATTACGCGGAGGCGCTGGCGACGGCCCGCATGTGCGGTGACAACGGCGTGGAGGCCCACGCCTTCAGCAACACCGCCTTCCTCGCCCGGGACACGGGGCGTCCCCGCGAGGCGGTACGCGCGGCGCAGGCCGCCCAGCGGGCCGCCCGGCATCTCAAGTCGGCCAGGCTGCGGTCGCTGCTGGCGCTGCGCGAGGCGGGCGGCTGGGCCGGTCTCGGCGAGCGGACCGCCTGCGAGCGGGCCCTGGGACAGGCCCACACGCTCTTCGGGCGGGGCCCCTGCGACGCCGATCCCGAGTGGATGAGCTTCTACGGAGAGGCCGAACTGGAGAGCCTGGAGGCCCAGTGCTGGTCCGCGCTGGCCGAGTGGGACCGGGCCGCGCGCCACGCGGGCCGAGCGGCCGACGTGGCTCTGACCAGGACTCCGCACTTCACGCGCAACATCGCTCTCTACACCGCCGAATTCGCCGACGGCCTCGCACGGGCCGGGCGCCCCGACGAGGCCGCCCACGCGGGACAGCGGGTGGTGAGCCTCCTCACGGAGGTCAGGTCGCCACGGGTCAGGACCATGCTGTCGACCACCATGCGGACCCTGCTTCCGCACAGGGGGGCGCCCGGGGTGTCCGAGTTCCTCGAAAGGTGCGGGGAACTCACCGAGGTCGGCTGATCCGGGGCGCGAGCCGGATCACGGGGGCCGCAGCGCGCGAGTGGATCGCGGGGGCCGCAGCGCGCGGACCGGCGTGCGCGGACCGGCCCACGCGGACCGGAGGCGCACGGATCGGGGCGCCCGCCACCCCGCACCGACCACCTCACCGGCCGACGCCCCCGTACACGCCGTCACGGTCGTGCAATGTCCCTGTCGTAATCGACGCGCATGGTTGATCGTTGGGCCCGGAGGCCGAAGGAACCACCGGCCCCACGTGACCGAGAAGCGACGACGAGACCGACGAGCGACCAGACGGACGAGCGACCAGACCCAGAAGCGCCGAGACCGAGAAGCGCATCCCAGCGAGCGTCAGGGGGACCCGCACCATGACCATCAGCCGCCGGACCGTACTCTCCACCGCTGCCACCGCGGCCACCGCGGCGCTGCTCACCGCCTGCGGAGGCAATACCGGCCGGGGCGGCGGTGGCTCCGGCGGTGCGGGGCCGCGACTCGCGCAGTGGTACCACCAGTACGGCGAGACGGGGACAGAACAGGCGGTCGAGCGTTACGCGGCGGCGTACGGGAAGGCCGAGGTCACCGTCCAGTGGCGGCCGGGGAGTTACGACGAGCAGACGGCCGCCGCGCTCCTCACGGAGTCGGGCCCCGACGTCTTCGAGGTCAACGGGCCCTCGCTCGACCAGATCCAGGGCAAGCAGGTCGTGGACCTCACCGACCTCTTCGCCGGGGTGAAGGACGACTTCAGCCCCGCGGTACTCGCCCCCAAGACACACGACGGCAGGATCTGGGCGGTACCGCAGGTCATCGACACGCAGTTCCTCTATTACCGCAAGAGTCTGCTCGAAGACGCCGGCGTACGGCCCCCCAGGACGCTGGACGCGCTGGTAGACGCGGCGAAGGCGCTCACCACGAAGAAGACCAAGGGGCTCTTCCTCGGCAACGACGGTGGCGCGGGGGTGCTGGGCGGGACCCCGCTCCACGCGGCGGGGCTCGAACTCGTCACCGCTGACGGAAAGGTGGGTTTCGACGATCCCGCCGCGGCCCGCGCCCTGGGCAAGCTCCACCGGCTCTACGCGGACAGGTCACTGCTGCTCGGCGCGCCCGCCGACTGGTCCGACCCCTCCGCCTTCGTACAGGGGCTGACCGCCATGCAGTGGTCGGGGCTGTGGGCGCTGCCCGTCGTCAAGAAGGCACTCGGCGACGACTTCGGCGTACTGCCCTTCCCCGCAGACGGTTCGGGCGGAAAGCCGTCCGTGCCGGTCGGTGCCTACGGAGCCGCGGTCAGCGCCCGCAGCGAGCACAAGCAGGCCGCCAAGGCTTTCGTGAAGTGGCTGTGGATCGAGAAGACCGACTACCAGGAGGATTTCGCCCTCTCCTACGGCTTTCACATCCCCGCCCGCCTCTCGCTCGCCAAGAAGGCGGCGAAGCTACGCGCGGGGGCCGCGGCCGACGTCGTGCGCTTCACCACCGACCACGGATACGCGCAGCCGCTGCTGTGGACACCCGCGAGCCAGACCGCCTACCAGGACGGACTGAGCCGCGTCATCAAGGACGGCGCCAATCCGGAGAGCGAGTTGCGGTCCGTCGTACGGAAGGTGACGGCGGAACTCGACCGCGTCAGGAAGAAGGCGTGAGGCGGCGGACGCGGGCGCGGGTGCCTGCGGCAGCGGCGACGGCGACGGCTGCGCCGGTGCTCGGCGAAGGCGGCGCGGGGAGGCGGGCGTTCGGCACCCAGAACCGTACGCTCTGGTTCTGGGTGTTCGTGGGTCCTTTCCTGCTCGGGCTCGGCGTCTTCACCTATGTCCCGCTCGGCTGGAGCGTGTACCTCAGCTTCTTCGACGCGCACAACACGGTGACGCCCAGCGACTTCGTCGGCTTCGGCAACTACACGGAGATGCTCGGCAACAAGGCCTTCACCGACAGCCTGTGGACCTTCCTTCTCTTCTCACTCTTCATCGTGCCCACCACCTTCGTGCTCTCCCTGGCGCTGGCGCTGATGGTCAACCGGACGCGCGGGGCACAGGCGTTCTTCAGGTCGGTCTTCTTCCTGCCCGCGGCCTGCTCGTACGTGGTGGCCGCGCTGATCTGGAAGATGTCCCTCTTCAACGGCGTACGGTTCGGGCTGGCCAACACCGTGCTCGGCTGGTTCGGCGCCGACCAGACGGCCTGGCTCTCGACCACCCATCCGCCCTGGTACTGGCTGGTCGTGGTCACCGTGCGACTGTGGCTCCAGGCCGGTTTCTACATGGTGCTCTTCCTCGCGGGGCTCCAGCGGATCTCACCGCGGCTGTACGAGGCGGCGGCCGTGGACGGCGCCCGGCCCGGCTGGCAGGTACTGCGTCACATCACGCTGCCGCAGCTGCGGACCACCTCGGTCGCGGTCGTGCTGCTGCTGGTCATCAACGCGTTCCAGGCGTTCGACGAGTTCTACAACCTGCTCTCGGACGCCCGGGGTTACCCGCCCTACGCACGGCCCCCACTCGTCTACCTCTACTACACGGCGCTCGGTCAGGGGCAGAATCTGGGGCTCGGCAGCGCCGGGGCCGTGATCCTCGCACTGATCATCGCCGTGGTCACGGTGGGGCAGGCGCGCTGGTTCAGTCTCGGGAACAAGGAGGGGTGAGCGGATGAACGACGACGCCCTGGTGCGGGTGGGGCGCGCCCTGCGCGTGGCGCTGCTGATCGCGCTCGCCCTGCTCTTCCTGATCCCCTTCTACCTCCTGGTCCGCAACGGGCTGGCCTCGGAGGCGGACATCACCTCGCCCGACTGGACGTTCTTCCCCTCGACGCTGCACTGGTCGAACGTGACGGAACTCTTCGACGACTCCACCGTGCCGTTCGCCCGTTCGCTGCTCAACTCGGCGCTCATCGCCGTCGCGACGACCCTCGGCACCCTGCTGCTCGCCTCGCTCGCCGGGTACGGTCTGGCGCGTATCCCGTACCGCCACGCGGGCAAGGTCTTCTACGCGATCCTCGGCACGCTGATGGTCCCGGCCGCCGTCACGTTCGTACCGAGCTTCGTCCTGGTCTCGTCGCTCGGCTGGGTCTCCACGCTGCGCGGACTGATCGTCCCGACGCTGTTCTCCGCGTTCGCGTGCTTCATCTTCCGCCAGTACTTCACCGGTTTCCCCGCCGAGCTGGAGGACGCGGCGCGGGTGGACGGCCTCGGCTACTGGCGTACGTACTGGCGGATCGTGGTACCCAACTCCCGCCCCGTCTTCGCGGCCGTCGGCACGATCGTCTTCATCGGCGCCTGGAACTCGTTCCTGTGGCCGCTGGTCATCGGCCAGGACCGCGAGGCGTGGACGGTGCAGGTGGCACTCTCCTCGTTCACCACCTCCCAGGTGATCCGCCTGCACGAGCTGTTCGTGGCGGCGGCCATCTCGATCGTCCCGCTGCTGCTGGTCTTCCTCTTCTTCCAGCGGTGGATCGTCGCGGGGGTGGAGCGGTCGGGCATCGACGACTGACGCGATGACGAGGCGGGCGGGGTGCCGCGCCCTCAGCCCCCCGCCGCCAGATGCCCCGTCTCGTTCCACGACGTCAGGGCCGGGCTGCCGTACGCCCAGCCGAGGACCGAGAGCGAGGTGGGGTCCAGGCGGACGCGGGCGCCGAAGTCGAGGGGGAAGCCGAGCCAGCGGGCGCCGATGGCCCTGAGGATGTGACCGTGGGCGAAGATCAGCACATCGCGGTCGGCCGACCTCGCCCACTCCACCACCTCGTCCGCGCGGGCTGTGACGTCCGCCACAGACTCTCCGTCGGGGACTCCGTCACGCCAGATGAACCAGCCGGGGCGTACCGCCTGGATCTCGGCCGGCGTCATCCCTTCGTAGGCCCCGTAGTCCCACTCCATGAGGAGTTCCCACGGCACCGCGCGCTCTCCGAACCCCGCGATGTCACAGGTCTCCGCCGCGCGTACCAGCGGGCTCGTGCGTACCTCCGCGCCGGTCAGGCCGTCGAACGGCGCTCCGTGCAGCCGTTCGCCCAGCAGCTTCGCGCCCGCGCGGCCCTCGTCGAGGAGCGGGATGTCCGTATGGCCGGTGTGCTTGCCGGACAGCGACCATTCGGTCTGTCCGTGCCTGGCCAGCAGGATGCGCGGAGCCATGAGAAGGAACCTTTCCGTGAACAGCGGGTACGCGGGGGTACCCGAGGGCGTACGAGGATGTACGAGGATGCGCGCCGGACCAGGAAACAGGACTTTTCATGACAGTCGCCCGTCCGGCGTCACCATCATCGCGCACAGCCGTAAAAGGCAACCCGCGACGAGAGACAAGCGTCCTAGGCTTCGTCGGAGGAGGACATGCCGCACCCCCGGGGCCGTCCTCCCAGAGATTCACATACACCGTAAAGTGGGGCGAGCGGTCGCGGGTCGCGGCCGAGGAGAAAGTGAGCGATCGGATGCAGCAGAAGGAGGCACCGGTCGCCAGGGCCGAAGGGCCGATATCCCGGCTCCGCTGGTGGACCGAACTGCCCCTGCTCGTCCTCGTCTACGCCGCGTACTCGGCGGGGCGGCTTGTGGTCCGCGGGGACGTGTCCTCCGCGGTCGACCACGGACTGGCGATCCTGCGGATCGAGAAGATGTTCCGCATCAACGCGGAGCACCCCCTCAACCGGCTCTTCACCTCGCAGCCGTGGCTGGGGATACCCGCCGACTTCTGGTACGCGTCCCTGCACTACCTGGTGACGCCGCTGGTGCTGATCTGGCTGTTCAGGCGGCGGAGCGAGATCTACAGGACGGCGCGCACCTGGCTGATGACGTCGACCATGATCGGGCTGATCGGCTTCACGCTGCTGCCCACCTGCCCGCCCCGGCTGCTCGCCGCGGGACACGGGTTCGTCGACACCATGGCGCACTTCAGCTCGTACGGCTGGTGGGGCGGCGAGGCGAGCGCGCCGCGCGGACTCGGCGGGATGACCAACCAGTACGCGGCGATGCCGAGTCTGCACGTGGGCTGGGCCCTGTGGTGCGGTGTGATGCTGTGGCGGCACGGGCGTTCGCCCGTGGTGCGCGCGGCCGGGATCATCTACCCGACGGTCACCACGATCGTGGTGATGGGCACCGCCAACCACTATCTGCTCGACGCGGTGGCCGGCGTCGCGGTGATGGGCGCGGGACTGCTGCTGACGCGGCCGGTCCAACACGTGGCCGCGCTGCTCGTCGCGCGGCTGAAGAGGCGCACCGCCGCGTCCGTGCCCGTCCGCGACCGGGTGGCGGCGGGGGCCACGATGGCCAGTAGTACCCCCGTTGTCAGTGGTGGGTGCGAGACTTCGCCGGGTGAGCGAATACCCCAACAGCGCAACTCCCCAGGACGGCCCGACGGAGGCCGCGACCACGCCCCCGCCGACCGGCCGGGGGGCGGCGCTCCGGCACCGGCTCGCTGAACTGCGCGGCCCCGCGGTACCGCCGAGGACCATGGACGCGCGCGCCCTCGCGGCGCTGGCAGCCAACCCCGGCTGTGACAGACGCGCCCTGCTGGACGGCGCGGGCGTCGACAAGGGCGCGCTCGCGCGGGCGCTCGGCTCGCCCTCGGACGCGGGGCAGTCGCAGTTCGCCTTCATGCGCGGCAACGCCTTCGAGGCCAGGGTGAAGGCCGACGGCGGCGCGGAGCTGCTGCGCCAGGTGCACCGGTGGCTCGGCGGCGGGGACGAACCGACCTCGGCCAACAGCGCCGTACCCGACCTCTCCGCGGCCGGCCCCGAGGGGCGCACGGCGCGTACGGCGCTCGCCCTGCGGGAGGCGTCGGAGCAGGCCGGGCCGGGGTCTTCCGAGCGGGCCGGGTGGACGCTGCTGGACCATCCGATGCTGGCGCTCGACGTCGCGGGCTCTCCCGCCTATCTGGAGCCGGACGCCGTGGTGGTCGCGCCCGACGGCACCTGGACCGTCGTCGAGATCAAGTCCTTCCCGATGATCGACGGTTCCGCCGACCCGTCGAAGGTGGGCGCCGCCGCCCGCCAGGCCGCCGTCTACGTACTGGCCCTGGAATCGGTCGCGCGGCGGCTCGACCCCTCCCCAGGGATCCGCCACCACGTGCTGCTCGTCTGTCCCAAGGACTTCTCCAACCTGCCCGCAGCGGCCCCCGTCGACGTACGCAAACAGCTGTCGGTCACCCGCAGACAGCTGGCCAGGCTGACCCGGGTGGAGGACATCGCGGACGCCCTCCCCGAAGGCACGGTCTTCGACACGGAGCTGCCGACCGACGAGCTGACCCGCGCCGTGGAGGCCGTCCCCGCCGTCTACGCGCCGGAGTGCCTGGCCGCGTGCGAGCTGGCGTTCCATTGCAGGACCCGGGCCCAGGAGGCGGAGGCGGTCACGGCGCTCGGCAGATCGGTCCGCGGTGAACTGGGCGGGCTGACCACCGTCACCGGGGTGCTGGCCGCGGCCGAGGGCACCGCGGGCGACCCTTCCGACCCCACGGTCGCCGCGCTGCGCAGGGCGCACACGCTGCGTACGCGGGCGCTGGCCTCGGCCGAGGCGGTCGCCGGAGCCCCCGCGGTCCCCGCCGCGGCCACCGCAGCCGTCGCCGCGGCCTCCGGAGCCGCCACCCAGGCCGAAGGGGTCGCCGCGTGTCGCTGATCACCACGCTGGCCAGGCTGGAAGCGGTACGTGACGGGCGTGCCCGCCCGATCGCGACCGTCCGCCACCGGCACCTCTCCGAGCGCCCTCTCGTTCTCGTGCCGCTCACCACGGCGGGCGAGGCCGGGGCGCCGCTCGGCGCGCTCGTCGGCACCGACAGGGACGCCCCCAGGCTGCTGACGGTGGCGCAGCCACGCGACCGCGAACTACGGTTCGCCTTCCTCGCCGAACTGGCCGCGACCGTACTCCCGTACGTCGACGGGTTCGCGTCCGACGTCGAGGCCGCGGAGCGCGGCGAGACCGACCCCGAGACGGGCAAGCGCGTCAAGGTCGAGGTCGAACTGTGCTCGGACGCCCCACAGATCCTCGTACCCGGCCGGGCCGCCGTGGAGTTCGTCCGGCTGCTCGGGCGGTCCATGCGGTTCCGGCGTACGGCGGAGCAGGACCCCGACACCCCGTATCCCGCGCCGCCGCACGTCCCGCTGCTCGGTCGGTGGTTCACCCACTTCGGGGAGCGGGCCAGGGTGCCGGGTTCCTCCCTGCTGACCTCGATGACCGAGCTGCTCTCGCTGCACTGGGCGAGCGGCCAGAGCGGACTGGAGGACCAGCACCTCGGTGCGTTGCTCGCGTGGATCGCCCCGGGGGACGGCGAGAGCGGGGCGCGGGCCGCGCTCAGGGCCGAGCTTTCGCGGGACGGAGAGGGCCAGTTGCTGGTGCCGCCAGCGGGCCCCGCGACCGACCCGGCGTTCGACAACAAGCTGCTCGCCCCCGCCATCGAGCGCTACGACCGGGCGCGGTCGGCGCTGGCGGAGGCCGAGGACGCCTCGGACCACGACAGGACACTCGCCGCCCTGACCGGGGCCGAGCGGGAGATCCGTGAGCTGGTCGCGAGCCGTACACGGCCCACCTGGGACGCCGTGTGGCAGGGGATCGACCTGCTGCGGGCGCTGCCGCCGGGCGTGCACACCGAGGACCGTTGGACCCGCGACCGCTGGTCGTACACGGGGCACAGGGACCGGGTCGCCGCCGGTGAGCCTCCGCAGCCGCGCCGCGACGACGCGGTGACAGCCGCACGCAAACTGGCGAGCAGGGAGCGGGAGCAGGCCAGGCTCGATGCCCAGGAGGCGCTGGACGATCCGCTGGTGATGGCGGGGCGCCGGCTCGCCGGTGAGGCGTTCGAGGGCGAGGTGACCGATGTCGTCATGGCGTACAGCGACAGCAAGCGGCCGAGCCCCCGCCCGCTGGTGACGGTCGCCACGGACGACCTTCCGCAGCTCGGCGAGCGGACAAAGGTCTTCCGGTCGCTGTCGGGCAAGCCGCAGACCGCGGAGTTCGCGGGTTTCGCCGACGACGGCCTCGTCCTGCGGATCACCGACCGCATGGGCAGGGGCAAGGAACCGGCGGAGGGTTCTGTGCCCGTCCCCGGCGACCGCGTCTGCTTCACGCTCTTCGAACACGACCAGCGGGCGGGCGCGGGCCTGCCGGAGCCGGAGAACACGCCGTGGACCCACGGCGGCCCTCCGCCCTCGGTGGACGAGGCGGCGCCGCCGCTGCCGGACCCGGTGACGGAGGAGGATGTCCTGTGACCGAGCCCAGAACAGGGACCGCGCCCCGGACCGCGTCCCGGACCGGGACAGAGACTGCGAGCGGGACCGCGCCCCGGACCGCGACCGTGTCTGCGACCGTGCCCGCGCCTGCGACCGCGCCCGTCTTCGATTTCGACCCCGGCGCTGAGGCGGCCCGCGCGACCGCCGCGATCCTGCACGACACGCTCCACGGCGACCACCGGGGCGTGGTCGTGGACTCCCCGCCGGGCGCGGGAAAGTCGACGCTGGTGGTGCGGGCGGCGCTGGAACTGGCCGCGGTGGGCCGCCCGCTGATGGTGGTCGCGCAGACCAACGCGCAGGTGGACGACCTGGTCCTGCGGATCGCCGCCAAGGACCCCGAGCTGCCGGTGGGGCGGCTGCACTCCAGCGACCCCGACGCGTACGACAAGACCCTCGACGCCCTGCCCCAGGTGCGTACGTCCACGAAGGCTGGTGACCTGGCGGGGCTCGACATCGTCGTCTCCACGGCCGCGAAGTGGGCGCACGTGAAGGACGTCGAGCCGTGGGGGCACGCGATCGTCGACGAGGCGTACCAGATGCGTTCCGACGCGCTGCTGGCCGTGGCGGGACTGTTCGAGCGGGCGCTGTTCGTCGGCGATCCCGGCCAGCTCGACCCGTTCTCGCTCGTCGGCTCCGAGCAGTGGGCGGGGCTGTCGTACGACCCCTCCACGAGCGCCGTCTCGACGCTGCTGGCCCACAATCCGGGCCTGCCGCAGCACCGGCTGCCCGTCTCCTGGCGGCTGCCTGCCTCAGCCGCCCCGCTGGTCAGCGACGCGTTCTACCCGTACACACCGTTCCGCAGCGGTACCGGCCACGGGGACAGGACCCTGTCGTTCGGCGTGGCATCGGACGGCTCGGGCCCCGACAGGGTGATCGACGAGGCGGCCGTATCGGGCTGGGGCCTGCTTGAGCTGCCCGCGAGGCACACCCCGCGCACCGACCCGGAGGCGGTGGAGGCGGTGGCGCTGGTGGTGCGGCGCCTGCTCGACCGAGGGGGCATCACGCACTCGGAGGGCGAGCGGGACCCGGCGCCGCTCACGGCGGACCGCGTCGCCGTCGGCACGGCCCACCGCGACCAGGCGGCGGCGGTACGGACGGCGCTCACGGCTCTCGGCGTCACGGGGGTCGCCGTGGACACGGCCAACCGGCTCCAGGGCCGCGAGTTCGACGTGACGGTGGTGCTGCACCCGCTGTCGGGCCGCCCGGACGCCACCGCCTTCCACATGGAGACGGGCCGCCTGTGCGTACTCGCCTCCAGGCACCGGCACGCGTGCGTGGTGGTGTGCAGGGCGGGCGTCACGGAACTGCTCGACGCCCACCCCTCGACGGAGCCGGTCCAACTCGGGGTGACGCTGAAGTTCCCCGACGGCTGGGAGGCGATGCACTCCACGTGGGC from Streptomyces tsukubensis encodes:
- a CDS encoding spermidine synthase — its product is MARRRASVESVAEQVDGGRAELVEDRERPGARTLLIDGAPQSHVDPAHPDHLEFAYQRRIGHLADLAAPAGRPLHALHLGGGAFTLARYVAATRPRSTQQVVEVDAALVAFVRRELPLETGARIKVRSLDAREGLAKLPDDWADLVIADVFDGARTPARLSSTEFLADVRRVLRPGGHYAANLTDGPPLRYLRGQVATAAGIFPELALAADPAVLRGKRFGNAVLMASAVPLPVAELTRRIASDPHAGRVEHGKALRDFTGGAAVVTDASAVASPAPPASAFE
- a CDS encoding ABC transporter substrate-binding protein encodes the protein MTISRRTVLSTAATAATAALLTACGGNTGRGGGGSGGAGPRLAQWYHQYGETGTEQAVERYAAAYGKAEVTVQWRPGSYDEQTAAALLTESGPDVFEVNGPSLDQIQGKQVVDLTDLFAGVKDDFSPAVLAPKTHDGRIWAVPQVIDTQFLYYRKSLLEDAGVRPPRTLDALVDAAKALTTKKTKGLFLGNDGGAGVLGGTPLHAAGLELVTADGKVGFDDPAAARALGKLHRLYADRSLLLGAPADWSDPSAFVQGLTAMQWSGLWALPVVKKALGDDFGVLPFPADGSGGKPSVPVGAYGAAVSARSEHKQAAKAFVKWLWIEKTDYQEDFALSYGFHIPARLSLAKKAAKLRAGAAADVVRFTTDHGYAQPLLWTPASQTAYQDGLSRVIKDGANPESELRSVVRKVTAELDRVRKKA
- a CDS encoding carbohydrate ABC transporter permease yields the protein MLGEGGAGRRAFGTQNRTLWFWVFVGPFLLGLGVFTYVPLGWSVYLSFFDAHNTVTPSDFVGFGNYTEMLGNKAFTDSLWTFLLFSLFIVPTTFVLSLALALMVNRTRGAQAFFRSVFFLPAACSYVVAALIWKMSLFNGVRFGLANTVLGWFGADQTAWLSTTHPPWYWLVVVTVRLWLQAGFYMVLFLAGLQRISPRLYEAAAVDGARPGWQVLRHITLPQLRTTSVAVVLLLVINAFQAFDEFYNLLSDARGYPPYARPPLVYLYYTALGQGQNLGLGSAGAVILALIIAVVTVGQARWFSLGNKEG
- a CDS encoding carbohydrate ABC transporter permease, with product MNDDALVRVGRALRVALLIALALLFLIPFYLLVRNGLASEADITSPDWTFFPSTLHWSNVTELFDDSTVPFARSLLNSALIAVATTLGTLLLASLAGYGLARIPYRHAGKVFYAILGTLMVPAAVTFVPSFVLVSSLGWVSTLRGLIVPTLFSAFACFIFRQYFTGFPAELEDAARVDGLGYWRTYWRIVVPNSRPVFAAVGTIVFIGAWNSFLWPLVIGQDREAWTVQVALSSFTTSQVIRLHELFVAAAISIVPLLLVFLFFQRWIVAGVERSGIDD
- a CDS encoding histidine phosphatase family protein, producing MAPRILLARHGQTEWSLSGKHTGHTDIPLLDEGRAGAKLLGERLHGAPFDGLTGAEVRTSPLVRAAETCDIAGFGERAVPWELLMEWDYGAYEGMTPAEIQAVRPGWFIWRDGVPDGESVADVTARADEVVEWARSADRDVLIFAHGHILRAIGARWLGFPLDFGARVRLDPTSLSVLGWAYGSPALTSWNETGHLAAGG
- a CDS encoding phosphatase PAP2 family protein; translation: MQQKEAPVARAEGPISRLRWWTELPLLVLVYAAYSAGRLVVRGDVSSAVDHGLAILRIEKMFRINAEHPLNRLFTSQPWLGIPADFWYASLHYLVTPLVLIWLFRRRSEIYRTARTWLMTSTMIGLIGFTLLPTCPPRLLAAGHGFVDTMAHFSSYGWWGGEASAPRGLGGMTNQYAAMPSLHVGWALWCGVMLWRHGRSPVVRAAGIIYPTVTTIVVMGTANHYLLDAVAGVAVMGAGLLLTRPVQHVAALLVARLKRRTAASVPVRDRVAAGATMASSTPVVSGGCETSPGERIPQQRNSPGRPDGGRDHAPADRPGGGAPAPAR
- a CDS encoding AAA domain-containing protein, coding for MPAPATAPVFDFDPGAEAARATAAILHDTLHGDHRGVVVDSPPGAGKSTLVVRAALELAAVGRPLMVVAQTNAQVDDLVLRIAAKDPELPVGRLHSSDPDAYDKTLDALPQVRTSTKAGDLAGLDIVVSTAAKWAHVKDVEPWGHAIVDEAYQMRSDALLAVAGLFERALFVGDPGQLDPFSLVGSEQWAGLSYDPSTSAVSTLLAHNPGLPQHRLPVSWRLPASAAPLVSDAFYPYTPFRSGTGHGDRTLSFGVASDGSGPDRVIDEAAVSGWGLLELPARHTPRTDPEAVEAVALVVRRLLDRGGITHSEGERDPAPLTADRVAVGTAHRDQAAAVRTALTALGVTGVAVDTANRLQGREFDVTVVLHPLSGRPDATAFHMETGRLCVLASRHRHACVVVCRAGVTELLDAHPSTEPVQLGVTLKFPDGWEAMHSTWATWSEHRVARGR